The DNA sequence ACGTTGCCATGTCCACCCCCAGCATGACGCTGTTCCACAACCCCGCTTCGCCCTTCGTTCGCAAGGTCCTGGTGCTGCTGCACGAAACCGGTCAGCAGGACCGCGTGGCGTTGCAGCTCAGCCAGCTCACGCCGGTCAAGCCGGATCGGGCACTCATCGATGACAATCCGCTGAGCAAAATCCCGGCCCTGCGCCTGGCCAACGGCAGCGTGATCCACGACAGCCGGGTCATTCTCGATTACCTCGACCACCAGCACGTCGGCAACCCGCTGATCCCCCGCGATGGCGCGGCTCGCTGGCGGCGCCTGACCCTGGCCTCCCTGGCCGACGGGATCATGGATGCGGCCGTGATGATCCGCTACGAGACTGCCCTGCGCCCAACGGAAAAGCACTGGGACGAATGGCTCGAGGCGCAACGGGACAAGATTCGCCGCGCCTTGGGCATGCTCGAGGCCGAGGCAATTGCCGAACTGGCTTGCCATTTCGACGTGGCCTCCATCAGCGTGGCCTGCGCCTTGGGCTACCTGGACCTGCGCCATCCGGACCTGGAATGGCGCAAGGCCCACACGCAACTGGCGGCGTGGTTCGCCGAGGTCAGTTTGCGGCCTTCAATGGTAGCGACCGTGCCCAAGGTTTAGTGCTGCACTGGCTGTACCGGCCCCATCGCGAGCAAGCTCGCTCCCACATTTGATCCGT is a window from the Pseudomonas brassicacearum genome containing:
- a CDS encoding glutathione S-transferase N-terminal domain-containing protein — its product is MSTPSMTLFHNPASPFVRKVLVLLHETGQQDRVALQLSQLTPVKPDRALIDDNPLSKIPALRLANGSVIHDSRVILDYLDHQHVGNPLIPRDGAARWRRLTLASLADGIMDAAVMIRYETALRPTEKHWDEWLEAQRDKIRRALGMLEAEAIAELACHFDVASISVACALGYLDLRHPDLEWRKAHTQLAAWFAEVSLRPSMVATVPKV